The Fusarium fujikuroi IMI 58289 draft genome, chromosome FFUJ_chr05 DNA segment TTCTCACCTAGAACAAAACCAAGAGTTCTCTGTTTCAACAGCATACACAACCTACCCCAAAGACACGTAAAGCACAATAATCATGGACGCAGCTTCAGCGCTATCTCGAGGCGCTCTTGAGTATATTCTTTTCACCTAACCTTCCTGTCGTTGCTCGCTAACTTTTGCCCAGCGTGATCTTCAATGATCCTGATAAAGCCAGCAAGCTCTTCCCGGTACCTGTTCTGCAATGTCTACAAGTTAAGCAGATGGCCCCTTCGGCTCAAGGGGGAGACCGATTTCGACTTGTGATGAGCGATGGGCAGCATTACGTTCAGACCATGCTTGCTACGCAAGCCAACCACGTCGTTCACGACAACAAGCTGGTTCGTGGTTGCATTGCCCGAATCAAGCAATACACACCCAATAACttgaagggcaagaagtaAGTGTCTTACTAGATCCTACCGGACGGCCCTAATACTATGTAGCATTCTCGTCATTCTCGATATCGAAGTCATCGAATCTCTTGGCGTCCAAGAAAAGATTGGCGAGCCCTTTGCCGTCGACTCCAAGCCAGCGGCCCAGGAGGGTGCCATTGCTGGAGGCGATTTTTATGgtgtcaagaaggaagagtcaAAGACACAGCCCCAGCAattccaacagcagcaacaacagtcGATGCCCTCCCGACCTGCCAATCATGCTGGCAGTAACATCTATCCTATCGAGGGTCTGTCGCCCTTCGCCCACAAGTGGACAATCAAGGCACGAGTTACCTCTAAATCAGATATCAAGACATGGCACAAGGCCACTGGCGAGGGAAAGCTTTTTAGTGTCAACCTGCTCGATGAGAGtggtgagatcaaggccacTGGTTTCAACGACCAGTGTGACGCTTTCTACGACCGCCTGCAGGAAGGCTCTGTCTACTACATCTCCACGCCTTGCCGAGTTGCCTTAGCTAAGAAACAGTTTTCGAACCTTACCAACGACTACGAGCTCACCTTCGAACGGGACACTGTTATCGAGAAGGCAGAGGATCAGACCAATGTTCCCCAGGTGAGGTTCAATTTCTGCTCCATCCAGGAACTCCAGAGTGTGGAGAAGGACAATACTGTCGATGTCATTGGTGTGTTGAAGGAGGTTGGCGAGGTTGGAGACATTACATCCAAGAAGGATGGCCGACCATTCCAGAAGCGAGAATTAACACTTGTGGACGATACCGGCTTCTCAGTCCGTGTTACTATTTGGGGCAAGTCGGCCAACTCTTTCGATGCTCCTCCTGAGTCAGTGGTTGCTTTCAAGGGCACGAAGGTGTCTGATTTTGGTGGCAAGAGTCTCAGTCTCCTCTCTTCTGGCACAATGACCGTTGACCCCGATATTCCCGATGCCCATAGACTCAAGGGCTGGTACGACTCTGCCGGTCGCAATGACACATTTGCCACCCACCAAAACATGGCGACCATGGGCAATGCTACAGGGAGAAAGGAAGACCTCAAGACTATTTCTCAGGTCAAAGATGAGAATCTTGGTATGGACGATCAGGCTTACTACACTATCAAGGCGACTATTGTTTTCGTCAAGCAGGAGAACTTCTGCTATCCCGCTTGCCTATCTCAAGGCTGTAACAAGAAGGTTACACAAATGCCTGATGGCACATGGCATTGCGAGAAGTGCGCCATCTCTCACGAAAAGCCGGAATACCGGTACATCCTCTCTTTGAACGTTGCGGATCATACCAGTCATCAATGGCTGAGCTGTTTTGACGATTCTGGTCGACAGATCGTGGGACGAACTGCCGACGAGATGATGGAGCTCAAAGAAAATGACGACAATAAATTCATGGCCGCGTTTGAAGAGGCTAACTGCAAGAAGTTCACTTTCCGATGCAGGGCGAAGATGGACAACTTTGGCGAAGCTCAAAGGTAAGCAGGACGATCATGTTGATCATTAATCAAATACTAATACCGCTTTTGTAGGATACGCTACCAAGTGATGACTGTCACCCCCTTAGACTTCAAGTCTGAAGGcaccaagcttgatgagtTAATCAAGCAGTACGAGAGCAGCTCGCTATAATGTGCTTACGAATATTCAACCTGGGATCATTGGAGTGCCGGCTGACTAAAATATGTGCTTCGGGGGATAGATCGAAACACTTTCTGCGAAGTCTGATGAAGACGGACTTTCGCCATCGGGTCAATATTGGCACAACATAGTAATGAGACAAATGCAGTAGCACAAAGTATCGCTATAATTGTGTTGAAACCGTGACTGGAACAGCCCGCTATTTTTATAGCTGTTAAACTTAACCCAACGCCTCTGTGATATGCCGTCgtctttttccttctttgttttttttttctctctgcAAGAAGTTGTCTAAAGGGACAGCTTCTCGTGCTTCCAGGGCTTCTTGCCTTCTCCGTCTCCATAGTCAGCAGTAGCCTGGTAGTCACCTCTGATCTTGTACTTGTAAATAGTCAGTCCATCAAGGCCGACTGGACCACGAGAGTGAATTTTGTTTGTGCTGATACCAACTTCGGTACCGAAACCATAACGCATGCCGTCGGCAAGACGAGTAGCGGCATTCCAGTATACACCAGCTGAGTCAACCTCGTTCATGAAACGTTCGGCTTCGGCAGAATCAGAGCTCATGATAGCGTCCGTGTGGTGAGAGCCGTGGGTGTTGATGTGGTTAATGGCCTCATCAATAGAGGAAACAGTCTTTACTCCGATGGTGAGGGATAGATGCTCAGTATCATAGTCTTGAGGGGTGGCATCTTGAACACCTTCgagtgagagagaagaaatggcAGCCTTGCTGGACTCGTCGACTCGGAGGGAAACCCCCTTGGCAGCAAGAGCGGAAGCAACAGCAGGGAAGATGGTATTCAGAGCCGATTCCTGGACGAGAAGGGTTTCGACAGCGTTGCAGGCAGCGGGATAGCTTGTCTTGGAGTCCACAATAGCAGTGATAGCCTTTTCCTTATTGGCAGAGGCTGTCAAGTAGATATGGCAGATACCATCAGCGTGGCCGAGAACGGGAATCTTTGTGGACTCCTTGATGTAACGAACAAGTTCGTTCGATCCGCGAGGGATGACAAGATCAATATAGCGGTCCTGAGCGAGGAGCTGGGAGATGACGTCGCGGGTTGTGACGAGCTGGATGGCTGAGTTGGGGACCTTTGTGGTCTCAAGAGCTGATGAGATGACCTTTGAGATGGCCACGAAAGACTCTGTAGACTCTTTTCCACCTGCGATAATAGTGAGCAAATAAGCCAATTTTATGATATTACGGATGAGCCATGACATTACCCTTGAGAATGGCAGCATTTCCAGACTTGATAGCGAGAGAAGcgatgttggcgatgacTTCGGGACGGGCCTCGAAAATGATAAGGAGGACGCCAATGGGACATGAAACACGctccatgatgagatcatcgtcgAGTTTTGTTCTCATCTGAATCTGGCCAACTGAAATAGTATTAGTTTCACGAGTCTTATAGTCTTATGACAGTTAAATTACTTGGGTCATTTAGATCCCTCACATCCAAGATTCCCTTGAGCATATCCTCCCATTTTCCCTTCTTTCCGAGATCCAATCGCGATACAAGAGCCTGGCTAAGACCGCCCTCGTCAGCAGCCTTCCTTGCcagctcaagatccttggCGTTGGCTGCCAGGATCTCGTCTTTCGAGGCCGTCAAGGCAGCGTGGATGGCTTCAAGTGCATTGTTGCGCTCGCTAGCCGGGAGGGTTGCGAGAGTGAAAGATGCTGTCTTTGCGGCGCTAGCTGCAGCCTCGGGGGAGGCGTTTGTGAGAGACATTTTCAGTGACGAATTTGagagacgaggatgagaatgagagtGAGGTTGTAGTCACAAATGTGTGAAAGTGACTCAGGTGAGGTTAGGTATGTTTAAACTGTGCCCCGCTGGTATGCATCCCGCCATTATGAGCCTCAGCCGTTACATGGTCGACATTTGAGTTAAAGGTTGAGTATAATTGAACTAGGTTTAGGGCTTATTACATCTAGAAACCAAATCCTAGCTATTAGACTACCCATGCTGTGAGAATGGAATCTCTTTTGTCTGTATCTATGTGGTACGTAGCAGTAAATTGTTGCTTTCGAGGATACGTCCTGCGATATCGGCCGAGACCAAGCCTCTATAATTTCATGTACAGACTTGTCTAAGGTCACACTGATTGACTTCTTCCGACCCCAACTGCCCGGCCTTTTCTAGCTATCCGAGTGACTATAACTCAATGTTCCACTCCTTCTTGTCGGGCTGAAACGTTATTATCAAACGTCTTTTCGAATCACGAATTGCGATAGTTTATGAAACGAGCCTGCTCATACAGCATTGTCTATTTTGAACGAACGACAACTAAAGTGCTGTGACTTGTATATTGCGCCGTTGTCTAAGACTCAGATGCTGCATCCCGAGTCCAGTTCTTAAGCATAGCTCGATATAATAATCTCATATATTTCCGTCTCACATGAGATTCTCGTATAAAAATACACAAATGAAGTTGCAAATTATCTCCGCGCTACCCCCACATACAAACCCCATAAGTTGTTACCTATCGTCGGCACCGTCTTCGGCGTCCCCCTCTTCGGTGTGGTCCCGCGGAAAGTACCCAGAGATAATAGAACTATTGGTCATAATCAGGACCGGAAGCAGGGTGGTTTGTCTCTCCTCGCAAAAGTCGGCATTGTTTGAAGTGCTAGGATGGGCGATTCCCTTATTATTCATCTCTAAGGCGGAATCACTCTTCCGCACGTCACTATCCCCGGTCCTTTATAATCCTTTCTCTCATATTTCCCCCTTCTTTTGCCAAGTACTCCAATGGTTCTGAATATACCGCTATCCTATATCTGAATATCAGATCATCTCAGAGTTCATCTGAAAACCCTCTTTGCGTCCCCTCTCCGGCCCGATAACCGCAACCTTTTCGGCCGAGGCTTCTCCACATCTTCGGGCCCGGCCGCAGTGACAATGAAACCTGCAGGGAAAAAGCAAGAaattgatgatgaaaagatcGATGCtgagcgagaagaagaccgCCAACGCCCGGGAACTGCTGTATCAAGTTCCATAAAATCAGAACATGATGTTCAAGATACCATTGAACCAGTCGTGCTCGGCGAGCCCCTGGGACATATAGATACTCGTCGATCTACCAGGCGTGCTCAGTCCAGGGCATCATCTGCACGGTCGAGGGCTCTCTCTGTTGTTCCGAGGTCAAAGAGGCGTGGTCTTTTTGCAAAATTGACATTGGTCCCCGAGATTGCGTATCCTCCTGATTACAAGAACTCGACGAAATGGTTTCTCACCGGTATCATAGCATTAGCCACAGCTGCCGCACCTCTAGGCTCGACTATTGTCTATCGTAAGTCCTTGGGAAAATCGTGGTCGCATCCAGAGTTGACAAGAATAGCTGCCCTTCCCGTATTGGTGAAAGAGTTCAACACTTCTGAGACTGTTACCAACCTGTCAGTCGCCTTGTATATGATATCCATGGCCATCTTCCCCCTATGGTGGTCCTCGTTCTCTGAAGAATTTGGCCGTCGGTCTATATATCTCATATCATTCACACTCTTTGTCATATTCTCCGTCCTCTCTGCCATTAGCAAGAATATTACCATGCTTATCGTCTTCCGCATGTGCGCCGGTGGTGCTTCCGCAAGTGCTCACTCGACAGGTGCAGGCTCAATCGCAGATCTGTTTGAGGTGTTTGAGCGTGGCAAAGCCATGAGTCTATTCTACCTTGGTCCATTGTTGGGGCCTCTGATAGCCCCTATTGTTGGTGGCGCGTTGACTCAGGAGATTGGGTGGCAAGCGACTATGTGGTTTCTCGCTATATACGGCCTCGTTGTCCTACTGatgattctcttcttccttcctgAGACGTTGCAACGCAAGCCTGAGAGTACATTGCCCACCACAGAGACTCAGGGACTCAGTCGAATGCGCACTATGGACtcggccaaggtcaagaccaAAAACTTTGCCAAATCTGCTCGACATTTCCTCATTGATCCTTTGGGAGTCCTCCTATACCTACGGTTTCCACCCGTCCTCATCACCGTGCTTCTTGCTGCCATTGCTTTTGGTTCCCTCTACGTTGTCAATATTGCCATCCAGCAGAAGTTTTCCCGCGACCCATACAACTTCGGCCAGCTTTCCATTGGTCTCATGTACATCCCCTCCGGTTTGGGTTACATCTGTGGATCGCTGTTTGGCGGGCGCTGGATCGACAAGATCATGGCGAGAGAAGCCCGTAAAGCTGGTCGTTATGATGACAATGGGAAGCTGATCTATCTTCCGGAGGACAGAATGAGAGAGAATGCCTGGGTAATGACGACCATTTATCCTCTGGCACTACTGATGTTTGGCTGGGTGCTTCGTTACGGTTTGCACCCTGTTGTACCATGTCTCGCCCTATTCTTCTTTGGAATCTCATCCATGCTTGTCTTTGTAAGGCAATGCCCTCCTCTCGCAGCTTCACTAGCTAACCGGTCCTTATAGTCAGTTGCTACCACCATGCTCACAGAGTTAATCCGTAAGCGCAGTTCCTCGGGCGTTGCCATCAACAACTTTGTTCGCAACACGCTTAGTTGTATCGGCGCCATTGTTGCTGCTCCATGGATCAACGCCATTAACGTTGGATGGGTTTTTACAATTCTGTGTATATGCTGTCTCATTATTAGTTACGTTAGTATCATCCTGCTGAGGAAGAACGCTACGAAGTGGAGGAAAACTATGGATGAAGCACTGGCCCAGTGAAGATCGCGGCCAAGGGGCAGCAAATAATGCAGCCATGACAAGTTGATGTGTGGAACTTTGTATTTCATATGCGACCAAGTAGATAAGAATGAAAACAATCACAATTTATGGTCCAGACTGCGTTTCTACCTTCGTCTATCAACATGAAATTTTACTTGTTACCTTCGAAGAGCTTGCCAACAGCATCAAGACCAATATTACCGCCACTGAACACCAGTCCGAGGTCCCAACCCTCTTCGCCAGCTTCTCGCTCTACCATTGATCTGAAATCCTCATCAAACAGCGCTACTGCCAGCGGGACGCAAGCACTGGGCTCCACAACCAGTTTGAACCGCTCAAACACCAGCTTCATAGCCGCCaggatctcttcctcagtgacGCTGTACATGCCCGATACCAAGCGGCGACCATATATGACTGACCAAGGGTGCTCACCCACAGGGGTGCGCAGTCCATCAGCAACTGTAAGAGTCTTGACTGTTGTGATTCGTGTGCCAGACTCGAATCCACGCTTTGCATCATCTGCACCCTCAAACGATGGCTCCGAGCCAAAAACTCGAATTCCAGTGCCTTCACAGCTCAGAGCAACACCTGAGAGCATACCACCGCCACCGCAAGGGGTCATGATAGCGTCCAAGCCAggtttctccttcttggtccTCGGCGCCTCGTTGTCCCGCCCTGTAACCGGTGCCCGGAAAAGTCTCCTCTGCCCGTCGACGACGACATCAGCAGTCATCAATTCAGAAACTTGCTGTTGGAATTCTAGCCCGAGGGTGCCTTGTCCAAGGAGAATATCCGGGTGGTCATAGGGCGGCACAAGTCGAGCGCCTGTCTCAGCGATAACTTTTGCGGCCATTGCTTCGCGTTCAGTGGATGTGCTCCCGCTAAAGATAACACGAGCACCGTAGCCTTTTGTTCCGGCGATCTTCTTGGGGTTGGAAATCTCAGGCATGACAATGTGGGCTTTGATGCCACTCTCTCGAGCCGCAAGGGCTAGTGCTTGAGCATGATTTCCTGTAACAATtagccatcatcgtcaggTAAAGCATGTATGACCTGTTACCAGAACTGTGTGTCACGACTCCTTTCTCCTTGCCCCCTCCCTCTAGCCATCCTGGTTCTTTCTTCAGCCTCTCGATGGCATGAAAAGCACCTCTCGCTTTGAAAGCGCCAATGCGTTGCAAATTCTCGCATTTGAACCAGAGTCTTAGCACCGGTCGGGCCGGCGTTCTACCAGCGTAACGAGTCCCTTCGAGTTCCTCCGCTGTGCGAGGGGTTGAAGCTAGTTTCGTGATAGTCTGGTTGGTCAGGACGGGCGTGAAGTGGACATATGAGCCGATGAGTTTGTGAGCTTCGATGACTGACTCACGAGTTAATGGAGGAGTTGTTGATAGATCAGCCATATTGATTGTGATAATGGTAAGTTGGAATGTTTGGGTTCAAGGTATAAGTCTACAAGATGGACAAACTGTGGCCCTATCTTTGCTGCGCAGTCGAGGGTCTTAAGTATCACCAACTCTCTAGTCATGCTCCGGTTGTCGGCTACTCCCAGCTGCCTGTTTCAGCAACTGATGAATAACGTTAGAATCTGGTCGCCAAGCTGACGCTAGACGCTGCTTGTCATATTTAAGGCGTGGGAAGGCAAGAAAGGCGCAATGGATCATGTTCGAATGTCAAAGAACTAAATATCACGAGCTGATTGATAGATAgggtttgtttgtttgtttgtttaaCGTAAAATAAAAATGGTATTCGTTTTGGCTTCAAGCCTGATATCAACTTTTGGACCAATTTCAGATCCCCCTCCAGAGCCCAGGAAATTTTTTAAAAGTACAGACAGAAAGTTCATGTGGTTCATAAAAGCCGTTTCCTAGACATCCCATCCCATGTCCATCTCCCGCTCACAAATTATCATTCAACATTAATAGCCGCTTATTTCTGGTTCTCGGGTCGGAGAGATCGGACGGCCTTGCCGGCGCGCCAGATCTCGAGATCACggatctccttcatctctgCCTCGTACTTCTCACGGTAGTCAGGCTGGCTGTTGTACTCGAGAGATCGCTTGGTCTCGGACCCATCCTTGACGGCGTCGTACAGGGAGTTGAAGACGGGCTTCAGGgcgtccttgaacttggggCTCCAGTCGATGGCACCACGACGGGCAGTGGTGGAGCAAGCCTCGTACATCCAGTCCATGCCGTTGGCACCGATAAGAGGGTAGAGAGACTGGGTAGCCTCCTCAACAGTCTCGTTGAAGGCCTCGCTGGGGCTGTGGCCGCGCTCGCGGAGGACCTCGTACTGAGCGAGGAACATGCCGTGGATACCACCCATGAGGCAGCCACGCTCACCGTAGAGATCGGAGTAGACCTCCTTCTCGAAGGTGGTCTTGTAGAGATAACCAGAGCCGATGGCAACACCAAGGGCAAcagccttctcctcggccTTGCCAGTGACATCCTGGTAAACGGCGAAAGAGGAGTTGATACCACGGCCCTCGCGGAAGAGAGATCGGACGGTTCGGCCAGAGCCCTTGGGAGCGCAGAGGATGACGTCGATGTTGGAGGGAACCTCAACCTTGGTGAGGTCCTTGAAGACAGGGGAGAAACCGTGGGAGAAGTAAAGGGTCTGCAAGATTTATGTGTTAGAGCTGTGCCTTGACTGACAATGGGTGGAGAGTTCTGCTTACCTTGCCCTCAACGAGCTGGGGCTTGATGGCGGGCCAAGTTTCAGACTGGGCAGCATCGGAGAGAAGGTTCATGACGATGGTACCACGAGAGATGGCCTCGTCAACGTCGAACAGGTTCTTGCCAGCAACCCAGCCATCCTGCTCAGCATCCTTCCAGGACTTTCCGTTCTTTCGGACACCAACGATGACGTTGAGGCCGTTGTCACGGAGGTTAAGACCCTGGCCGTGGCCCTGAGAGCCGTAGCCAATGAGGGCCAGGGTGTCGTTCTTGAAGtactcaagaagcttctcttgGGGCCAATCGGCACGCTCTGTAGAATACTAGTCAGTATGGGGTGTTCAATTGATCCAGCAGCCGCAATTGGAGATGCAACTCACCATAGACGTCCTCCTTGTGGCCAGCAAAGTCGATGGTCTTGACACCGCGAACCTGCTGCTGGACGGGGCCAGCGGCAACAGGTCGGGCAACAGCACCAACACGAGCAGCGGagcgagcagcagcaacgaAAGTTCGCTGCTGAACGCGAGGAGCAGAAGCCAGTTGGCGGGCAGGGCCACGGAGGGCCTTTGTGAAGTTGCGAGAAGCCAttgtgaggatgagaggGGACAGTTTGGGAACTGAGGGGAGAGTGTCtgagagaggatgaggaggaagagaaagagggAAAGGCAATGGCGAGAGTAAAGGTTAAGTAGGTTTAAGCTGTCCCTAATTTTCTCTCCAAGGGACATCGCTTGGAGGGGGGACCGATTTCGGCTTGTACTGTGAGGTGGGGGCCCTATGCTGAGCAGCGGGGGATGTGTCTGGGGCCATGTGGGTAGAGGCGACTTGACTGAGAGCGTATCGGAGCAAGGGGAAATGTGTACCATGGACATGACCTAGACCTGGAGAACTCTCTCTCACCTTGAGTCACGTAAGTTTCGGCCAATTAGCGGTGACTTAAAATTGTCCAACCACCAAAGCTCTTCGTGTGCGTTTTTTGATGCCTTTGCCATATAAATCTGACCgccagaagaaggcggcCCAAGACACTGCTATGGGCAGTAATAATACACTGTAATAATGATGATAAAAACTCGCCGCTTTTCTTACGGTCCAATTCTTCGAAGACCTTTTCAAAATCAAAGCCCTAGACTAATTGACTTCAATTGCGTGGCAAAATTGAATACTTCTCGCCCGCACCATCTCAAGCTATCCCAACCTGGAGCTAATGCTTTGACGGGGTAACCCTCAAAAGAAATGGGCCCTGTTGCTTTCGGAGTTCTGCTAGCTCCCCCGAGCCCATAAGCCGCATACCGTCCGACGAACAACACCACGGCCGATTCAGGCGTCTTGTCCAATAGGGCCCTGCCGAACTCAGCATCACGACTCCATATCTATGAGCGGCAACGGCAGCTGCACCGCGCTCGGGGCCATATCACTTCCTCCGGTCAATATGTCAGACAAGATAGTCCAGATCTGGCTCAATGCTGACTCCTGGAAACTCCACTTACTCCGGGTTACGGACGCTTAGCACCTGGATGAGGCTCAATTCACATTTCTAGACTCCACGTTATAGTCTATACTCCACGTGCGTAGGCGACACCATAAAGCAAACCAGGCAAGCCACGCGATGCTCATCTTGAGCCGTTGATCTTACGTCGGCAGCCAGGGCAGCAAGATATTGCCAGCCAATAGAGAGTACCACTAAACTGTGAGAAGCCCCTCCAAAGACTCCCTCTGACTCAAAAAGGCAGTACAGGCTAGGTGGTTAAAGTGAGCTTGGGATCATCTGTACCTGAGCAGGCATcgcaagctcagctcaggTCGACTCTACCCCGCCTCCCAAATCTCGCCATTGACTCTCCTCTCAACCAAAACCCGTCACTATCAACAATCATGGAATGCTTGAAAGTTGGAGGATTGCCTAATCAAGATCATGGATTTATCAGACGCCACGCGATGCTCTTTGTTATCAAATGCTTGTCTGTCTCAAACACCCATTAAGTCGTTGTATCGTCCCAAAATCTTAACGGCCTGTCCCTTCTGGTTTTCC contains these protein-coding regions:
- a CDS encoding related to threonine dehydratase, with product MADLSTTPPLTRESVIEAHKLIGSYVHFTPVLTNQTITKLASTPRTAEELEGTRYAGRTPARPVLRLWFKCENLQRIGAFKARGAFHAIERLKKEPGWLEGGGKEKGVVTHSSGNHAQALALAARESGIKAHIVMPEISNPKKIAGTKGYGARVIFSGSTSTEREAMAAKVIAETGARLVPPYDHPDILLGQGTLGLEFQQQVSELMTADVVVDGQRRLFRAPVTGRDNEAPRTKKEKPGLDAIMTPCGGGGMLSGVALSCEGTGIRVFGSEPSFEGADDAKRGFESGTRITTVKTLTVADGLRTPVGEHPWSVIYGRRLVSGMYSVTEEEILAAMKLVFERFKLVVEPSACVPLAVALFDEDFRSMVEREAGEEGWDLGLVFSGGNIGLDAVGKLFEGNK
- a CDS encoding related to glutamate-5-semialdehyde dehydrogenase; the protein is MSLTNASPEAAASAAKTASFTLATLPASERNNALEAIHAALTASKDEILAANAKDLELARKAADEGGLSQALVSRLDLGKKGKWEDMLKGILDVRDLNDPIGQIQMRTKLDDDLIMERVSCPIGVLLIIFEARPEVIANIASLAIKSGNAAILKGGKESTESFVAISKVISSALETTKVPNSAIQLVTTRDVISQLLAQDRYIDLVIPRGSNELVRYIKESTKIPVLGHADGICHIYLTASANKEKAITAIVDSKTSYPAACNAVETLLVQESALNTIFPAVASALAAKGVSLRVDESSKAAISSLSLEGVQDATPQDYDTEHLSLTIGVKTVSSIDEAINHINTHGSHHTDAIMSSDSAEAERFMNEVDSAGVYWNAATRLADGMRYGFGTEVGISTNKIHSRGPVGLDGLTIYKYKIRGDYQATADYGDGEGKKPWKHEKLSL
- a CDS encoding probable single-stranded DNA-binding protein 68k chain, whose product is MDAASALSRGALDVIFNDPDKASKLFPVPVLQCLQVKQMAPSAQGGDRFRLVMSDGQHYVQTMLATQANHVVHDNKLVRGCIARIKQYTPNNLKGKNILVILDIEVIESLGVQEKIGEPFAVDSKPAAQEGAIAGGDFYGVKKEESKTQPQQFQQQQQQSMPSRPANHAGSNIYPIEGLSPFAHKWTIKARVTSKSDIKTWHKATGEGKLFSVNLLDESGEIKATGFNDQCDAFYDRLQEGSVYYISTPCRVALAKKQFSNLTNDYELTFERDTVIEKAEDQTNVPQVRFNFCSIQELQSVEKDNTVDVIGVLKEVGEVGDITSKKDGRPFQKRELTLVDDTGFSVRVTIWGKSANSFDAPPESVVAFKGTKVSDFGGKSLSLLSSGTMTVDPDIPDAHRLKGWYDSAGRNDTFATHQNMATMGNATGRKEDLKTISQVKDENLGMDDQAYYTIKATIVFVKQENFCYPACLSQGCNKKVTQMPDGTWHCEKCAISHEKPEYRYILSLNVADHTSHQWLSCFDDSGRQIVGRTADEMMELKENDDNKFMAAFEEANCKKFTFRCRAKMDNFGEAQRIRYQVMTVTPLDFKSEGTKLDELIKQYESSSL
- a CDS encoding related to dityrosine transporter; the protein is MKPAGKKQEIDDEKIDAEREEDRQRPGTAVSSSIKSEHDVQDTIEPVVLGEPLGHIDTRRSTRRAQSRASSARSRALSVVPRSKRRGLFAKLTLVPEIAYPPDYKNSTKWFLTGIIALATAAAPLGSTIVYPALPVLVKEFNTSETVTNLSVALYMISMAIFPLWWSSFSEEFGRRSIYLISFTLFVIFSVLSAISKNITMLIVFRMCAGGASASAHSTGAGSIADLFEVFERGKAMSLFYLGPLLGPLIAPIVGGALTQEIGWQATMWFLAIYGLVVLLMILFFLPETLQRKPESTLPTTETQGLSRMRTMDSAKVKTKNFAKSARHFLIDPLGVLLYLRFPPVLITVLLAAIAFGSLYVVNIAIQQKFSRDPYNFGQLSIGLMYIPSGLGYICGSLFGGRWIDKIMAREARKAGRYDDNGKLIYLPEDRMRENAWVMTTIYPLALLMFGWVLRYGLHPVVPCLALFFFGISSMLVFSVATTMLTELIRKRSSSGVAINNFVRNTLSCIGAIVAAPWINAINVGWVFTILCICCLIISYVSIILLRKNATKWRKTMDEALAQ
- a CDS encoding probable ketol-acid reductoisomerase (ilv-2), which produces MASRNFTKALRGPARQLASAPRVQQRTFVAAARSAARVGAVARPVAAGPVQQQVRGVKTIDFAGHKEDVYERADWPQEKLLEYFKNDTLALIGYGSQGHGQGLNLRDNGLNVIVGVRKNGKSWKDAEQDGWVAGKNLFDVDEAISRGTIVMNLLSDAAQSETWPAIKPQLVEGKTLYFSHGFSPVFKDLTKVEVPSNIDVILCAPKGSGRTVRSLFREGRGINSSFAVYQDVTGKAEEKAVALGVAIGSGYLYKTTFEKEVYSDLYGERGCLMGGIHGMFLAQYEVLRERGHSPSEAFNETVEEATQSLYPLIGANGMDWMYEACSTTARRGAIDWSPKFKDALKPVFNSLYDAVKDGSETKRSLEYNSQPDYREKYEAEMKEIRDLEIWRAGKAVRSLRPENQK